In Zingiber officinale cultivar Zhangliang chromosome 8B, Zo_v1.1, whole genome shotgun sequence, a single genomic region encodes these proteins:
- the LOC122014070 gene encoding serine carboxypeptidase II-3-like, whose amino-acid sequence MKPSFICLFFLLLLCFLHCVASGAVRQRDALNKFYFNNGARRSSSSSSSSSSWASSLLSVSGLKSKVYDNSRLKEGDKVVRLPGQPEGVNFDQYAGYVTVDRVNGRALFYYFVEAAKNSGSNPIVLWLNGGPGCSSLGYGAMEELGPFRVMSDGKTLYRNPYAWNEVANVLFLESPAGVGFSNSNTTSDYARSGDRRTATDALVFLVNWFERFPEYKGRDFFITGESYAGHYVPQLAHAILNHKDRLINLKGIAIGNAVINKEMDSKGTFDYFWTHALIADETIRVIHKFCNFSSDAPWTAPECDRAIDEANLAVEELDVYNIYAPLCFSSGVTPTPKLPSIENFDPCTSNYVEAYLNNLEVQKALHANITKLNYTWSGCSQVIPSWSDQPPTMLPIIHELLSNGIRVLKYSGDIDGVVPVTSTRYSLMKLKLKVKAPWRAWMLNSEVGGYTVVYDHNLTFTTVRGAEHEVPSYQPARALEMIKSFLQGLHLPAI is encoded by the exons ATGAAGCCAAGTTTCATttgtctcttcttcctcctcctcctctgtttCTTACACTGCGTGGCTTCCGGCGCGGTGAGGCAGAGAGATGCACTGAACAAGTTCTACTTTAACAACGGAGCAAGGaggtcttcttcttcatcttcttcttcttcttcatgggcGAGCAGTCTTCTTTCGGTATCCGGCCTGAAGTCGAAGGTCTACGACAATAGCAGGCTGAAGGAGGGGGACAAGGTTGTTCGGCTACCTGGCCAGCCGGAAGGGGTGAATTTCGATCAGTACGCTGGGTATGTCACGGTTGATAGAGTCAACGGACGGGCTTTGTTTTACTACTTTGTCGAGGCTGCCAAGAACAGCGGGTCGAATCCTATTGTGCTATGGCTCAATGGAG GGCCAGGGTGTTCGTCACTGGGGTACGGCGCCATGGAGGAGCTCGGGCCGTTTCGGGTCATGAGCGACGGCAAAACTCTGTACAGGAATCCCTACGCTTGGAACGAAG TGGCGAATGTCTTGTTCCTAGAGAGCCCTGCCGGCGTCGGCTTCTCCAACTCCAACACCACGTCGGACTACGCTAGGAGTGGAGACCGTAGGACGGCGACCGACGCGCTGGTTTTCCTCGTCAACTGGTTCGAGCGGTTCCCGGAGTATAAGGGGAGGGACTTCTTCATCACCGGCGAGAGCTACGCCGGCCACTACGTCCCCCAGCTCGCCCACGCCATACTCAACCACAAAGATCGCCTCATCAACCTCAAAGGCATCGCG ATCGGGAACGCGGTGATCAACAAGGAGATGGATAGCAAGGGGACGTTTGACTACTTCTGGACGCACGCGTTGATCGCCGATGAGACCATCCGCGTTATCCATAAGTTCTGCAATTTCTCATCGGACGCCCCGTGGACGGCTCCAGAGTGCGACAGGGCAATCGACGAGGCCAACCTTGCCGTGGAGGAGTTGGACGTCTACAACATATACGCGCCGTTGTGCTTCTCGTCGGGCGTGACGCCGACTCCAAAATTGCCCTCG ATTGAGAATTTTGATCCTTGTACTTCTAATTACGTGGAGGCATACCTTAACAATCTTGAGGTACAGAAAGCTCTACATGCCAATATCACAAAGCTCAATTACACATGGTCTGGTTGTAG CCAAGTGATACCTAGTTGGTCAGATCAGCCTCCCACAATGTTACCAATTATTCACGAATTATTATCTAATGGGATTAGGGTTTTAAAATACAG CGGTGACATTGATGGAGTAGTTCCTGTTACTTCCACAAGATACTCTCTCATGAAGCTAAAGCTTAAAGTGAAGGCTCCATGGAGAGCTTGGATGCTTAACAGTGAG GTTGGGGGATATACTGTGGTGTATGATCACAATTTGACATTTACCACTGTTCGAGGAGCCGAACATGAAGTTCCAAGTTATCAGCCCGCTCGAGCTCTGGAGATGATCAAGAGTTTTCTTCAAGGGCTGCATCTACCTGCTAtttaa
- the LOC122014071 gene encoding serine carboxypeptidase II-3-like: protein MKPSFICLFFLLLLCFVHYVASGVVRQRDALNKFYFNNGARRSSSSSSSSSSWASSLLSVSGLKSKVYDNSRLKEGDKVVRLPGQPEGVNFDQYAGYVTVDRANGRALFYYFVEAAKNSWSNPIVLWLNGGPGCSSLGYGAMEELGPFRVMSDGKTLYRNPYAWNEVANVLFLESPADVGFSYSNTTSDYARSGDSRTATDALVFLVNWFERFPEYKGRDFFITGESYAGHYVPQLAHAILNHKDRLINLKGIAIGNAVINKETDSKGTFDYFWTHALIADETIRAIHKFCNFSSDAPWTAPECDRAIDEANLAVEELDVYNIYAPLCFSSGVTPTPKLPSIENFDPCTSNYVEAYLNNLEVQKALHANITKLNYTWSGCSQVIPSWSDQPPTMLPIIHELLSNGIRVLKYSGDFDGVVPVASTRYSLKKLKLKVKAPWRAWMLNSEVGGYTVVYDHNLTFTTVRGAGHEVPSYQPARALEMIKSFLQGLHLPTI from the exons ATGAAGCCAAGTTTCATttgtctcttcttcctcctcctcctctgtttCGTACACTACGTGGCTTCCGGCGTGGTGAGGCAGAGAGATGCACTGAACAAGTTCTACTTTAACAACGGAGCAAGGaggtcttcttcttcatcttcttcttcttcttcatgggcGAGCAGTCTTCTTTCGGTATCCGGCCTGAAGTCGAAGGTCTACGACAATAGCAGGCTGAAGGAGGGGGACAAGGTTGTTCGGCTACCTGGCCAGCCGGAAGGGGTGAATTTCGATCAGTACGCTGGGTATGTCACAGTCGACAGAGCCAACGGACGGGCTTTGTTTTACTACTTTGTCGAGGCTGCCAAGAACAGCTGGTCGAATCCTATTGTGCTCTGGCTCAATGGAG GGCCAGGGTGTTCGTCACTGGGGTACGGCGCCATGGAGGAGCTCGGGCCGTTTCGGGTCATGAGCGACGGCAAAACTCTGTACAGGAATCCCTACGCTTGGAACGAAG TGGCGAATGTCTTGTTCCTAGAGAGCCCTGCCGACGTCGGCTTCTCCTACTCCAACACCACGTCGGACTACGCTAGGAGTGGAGACAGTAGGACGGCGACCGACGCGCTGGTTTTCCTCGTCAACTGGTTCGAGCGGTTCCCGGAGTATAAGGGGAGGGACTTCTTCATCACCGGCGAGAGCTACGCCGGCCACTACGTCCCCCAGCTCGCCCACGCCATACTCAACCACAAAGATCGCCTCATCAACCTCAAAGGCATCGCG ATCGGGAACGCGGTGATCAACAAGGAGACGGATAGCAAGGGGACGTTTGACTACTTCTGGACGCACGCGTTGATCGCCGATGAGACCATCCGCGCTATCCATAAGTTCTGCAATTTCTCATCGGACGCCCCGTGGACGGCTCCAGAGTGCGACAGGGCAATCGACGAGGCCAACCTTGCCGTGGAGGAGTTGGACGTCTACAACATATACGCGCCGTTGTGCTTCTCGTCGGGCGTGACGCCGACTCCAAAATTGCCCTCG ATTGAGAATTTTGATCCTTGTACTTCTAATTACGTGGAGGCATACCTTAACAATCTTGAGGTACAGAAAGCTCTACATGCCAATATCACAAAGCTCAATTACACATGGTCTGG ATGCAGCCAAGTGATACCTAGTTGGTCAGATCAGCCTCCCACAATGTTACCAATTATTCACGAATTATTATCTAATGGGATTAGGGTTTTAAAATACAG CGGTGACTTTGATGGAGTAGTTCCTGTTGCTTCCACAAGATACTCTCTCAAGAAGCTAAAGCTTAAAGTGAAGGCTCCATGGAGAGCTTGGATGCTTAACAGTGAG GTTGGGGGATATACTGTGGTGTATGATCACAATTTGACATTTACCACTGTTCGAGGAGCCGGACATGAAGTTCCAAGTTATCAGCCAGCTCGAGCTCTGGAGATGATCAAGAGTTTTCTTCAAGGGCTGCATCTACCTACTAtttaa
- the LOC122014069 gene encoding serine carboxypeptidase II-3-like codes for MKPSFICLFFLLLLCFLHCVASGAVRQRDALNKFYFNNGARRSSSSSSSSSSWASSLLSVSGLKSKVYDNSRLKEGDKVVRLPGQPEGVNFDQYVGYVTVDRVNGRALFYYFVEAAKNSGSNPIVLWLNGGPGCSSLGYGAMEELGPFRVMSDGKTLYRNPYAWNEVANVLFLESPAGVGFSYSNTTSDYARSGDRRTATDALVFLVNWFERFPEYKGRDFFITGESYAGHYVPQLAHAILNHKDRLINLKGIAIGNAVINKEMDSKGTFDYFWTHALIADETIRAIHKFCNFSSDAPWTAPECDRAIDEANLAVEELDVYNIYAPLCFSSGVTPTPKLPSIENFDPCTSNYVEAYLNNLEVQKALHANITKLNYTWSGCSQVIPSWSDQPPTMLPIIHELLTNGIRVLKYSGDFDGVVPVTSTRYSLKKLKLKVKAPWRAWMLNSEVGGYTVVYDHNLTFTTVRGAGHEVPSYQPARALEMIKSFLQGLHLPAI; via the exons ATGAAGCCAAGTTTCATttgtctcttcttcctcctcctcctctgtttCTTACACTGCGTGGCTTCCGGCGCGGTGAGGCAGAGAGATGCACTGAACAAGTTCTACTTTAACAACGGAGCAAGGaggtcttcttcttcatcttcttcttcttcttcatgggcGAGCAGTCTTCTTTCGGTATCCGGCCTGAAGTCGAAGGTCTACGACAATAGCAGGCTGAAGGAGGGGGACAAGGTTGTTCGGCTACCTGGCCAGCCGGAAGGGGTGAATTTCGATCAGTACGTTGGGTATGTCACGGTCGATAGAGTCAACGGACGGGCTTTGTTTTACTACTTTGTCGAGGCTGCCAAGAACAGCGGGTCGAATCCTATTGTGCTATGGCTCAATGGAG GGCCAGGGTGTTCGTCACTGGGGTACGGCGCCATGGAGGAGCTCGGGCCGTTTCGGGTCATGAGCGACGGCAAAACTCTGTACAGGAATCCCTACGCTTGGAACGAAG TGGCGAATGTCTTGTTCCTAGAGAGCCCTGCCGGCGTCGGCTTCTCCTACTCCAACACCACGTCGGACTACGCTAGGAGTGGAGACCGTAGGACGGCGACCGACGCGCTGGTTTTCCTCGTCAACTGGTTCGAGCGGTTCCCGGAGTATAAGGGGAGGGACTTCTTCATCACCGGCGAGAGCTACGCCGGCCACTACGTCCCCCAGCTCGCCCACGCCATACTCAACCACAAAGATCGCCTCATCAACCTCAAAGGCATCGCG ATCGGGAACGCGGTGATCAACAAGGAGATGGATAGCAAGGGGACGTTTGACTACTTCTGGACGCACGCGTTGATCGCCGATGAGACCATCCGCGCTATCCATAAGTTCTGCAATTTCTCATCGGACGCCCCGTGGACGGCTCCAGAGTGCGATAGGGCAATCGACGAGGCCAACCTTGCCGTGGAGGAGTTGGACGTCTACAACATATACGCGCCGTTGTGCTTCTCGTCGGGCGTGACGCCGACTCCAAAATTACCCTCG ATTGAGAATTTTGATCCTTGTACTTCTAATTACGTGGAGGCATACCTTAACAATCTTGAGGTACAGAAAGCTCTACATGCCAATATCACAAAGCTCAATTACACATGGTCTGGTTGTAG CCAAGTGATACCTAGTTGGTCAGATCAGCCTCCCACAATGTTACCAATTATTCACGAATTATTAACTAATGGGATTAGGGTTTTAAAATACAG CGGTGACTTTGATGGAGTAGTTCCTGTTACTTCCACAAGATACTCTCTCAAGAAGCTAAAGCTTAAAGTGAAGGCTCCATGGAGAGCTTGGATGCTTAACAGTGAG GTTGGGGGATATACTGTGGTGTATGATCACAATTTGACATTTACCACTGTTCGAGGAGCCGGACATGAAGTTCCAAGTTATCAGCCAGCTCGAGCTCTGGAGATGATCAAGAGTTTTCTTCAAGGGCTGCATCTACCTGCTAtttaa